The DNA window CTGCGTCCGCAAGCCCGACGTTCAGCTGCAGGTTTGTATAGGTGAACTCTTCCTGCAGCAGTTCCGGCCCGCCCGGTTGTGTCGGCCAGGTGTAGGCGACGTAGCGCACAGGAATGTTCATCTCGTTATCGATGAAAATCTCGGCCCGCGAAAACAGGAAGTAATCGCGAGGAACGGGATGAGTGACCACAATCTGGGTGCACGGCCGGTCATTGATGCGCGAGTCCTTGTAATACGCGACGTGGACTTCGTCATGCTGGATGTCGGACTCGGCCCGTTCAATCAACCGCCTGATCAGGTTGCAGATACCGACTTCGGTAATCGGATTCCGGCTGTCGCGCAGGGCGAGCGGCCCGTCGGGCTCCACCGAAGTGGTCACATACGAAAGTCGCGTTCCGCCGCGGCGGGCCAGCACTTTGCCCTCGTTTTTGTTCTCGACAAACAGCACTTCGCGGCCGGCCACGCTGGCCGGTTTGGTGAAGCGGGCGTAAACGCTCAGCGGCGTGACTCCGTTGGCCTCTTCCTGGCGGGTGCGCACCTTCAGGTCAATGTACTGATAGCCGGACAGTTCGCCGTTGATCCGCTCCCGTTTGATGAGCGTGCAGGTGAAGTCACGGATGTCAACTTCCAAAGCCGCCAGCCGTCGATAGGCAAAACGCAGCACCGGAGTCAAAGGGTGGTTCACCAGAGGGTCGTCCGCACTGGCTTCGACCTTCAGGACGCGTTGCTGGATCGTGGCGGGCGAATCCTGGCCCGATACGACGGCTTTTGGGCTGGCCGCCCAGACAAAAAGAACAAGGGTCGCGGCGCGAAGCATATTTCCGTAGGTCATGGGTGTCCTCGGTTCTGGCAAGGAAACGCATTCGGCTCGGGCATCCTGACCGGCGGGTGTGCGTAGAACTCGATTCCTGCGAGCTGGTTTCGTTCTCAACGCGGAACTTTCTGCAGGGAAACAAGGAGAAGGATCCGCGGGAGACCATCGTTTCATTTTCGCAATCTCTTTGCAAACGGCCAGGGGAAAAAGCTCCTGTCGGCGGCAACCGGGAAAAAACCTGGGCCTTCTCTTCCGGCGATTGCTCACAATCCCCCAGGTCACAGGCGAAGGGTCCGCCTTTCGCGCAACGGCGGGACGGCCCCTCGAACTAACTTACGTCGTGAAGAGAAAAAAGTTGTCGAAAAACAGACAATTGTGTGGCGAGACCGCCCTGGGGCCAGAAAACGAGGGGTGCTGTCACAAGGCTGCTGGCCCGATGACAGCAATTCCGGCAGAAAGTGGTCAGGGCGTCGGAAATACGCAGTGTGCTTTCGATCCCGATCCGACATGACGAGCAGTGGAAAGGAGCGTATCCAGGGGGAAATTCGCCTTGAACTGGCTGCGATTGTTCGGTATTGACAATTTTATGGGAGAATGGGATCCCCCTGGGAGTTCATGTTTCTCGCCATGGATTGGGACGAATTGTCACCGGCGATTTACAGGAATCGGCGTCGGCGACAGCATTCTGTCCAGGGTTTCGTACGGCGATGGAACTGGTCCCGCCATTCCTTCCACGAGGGATCTGTAATGGCAATTAACGCGCCGGTGGCGTTTTTTATTTTTAATCGGCCCGAGGTCACCCAACGCGTTTTTAACGCCATTGCCCAGGCGCGCCCCCGCACTTTGATGATTGTTGCCGATGGCCCGCGAATTGACGTCGAGGGCGAAGAAGCTGCGGTCGCAGCTACGCGCGCGATTATCGACCAGGTCAACTGGCCGTGCGAAGTGCTGAAGAACTACTCCGGTGACAATCTCGGTTGCAAGATTCGGGTCTCCAGCGGCCTGGAATGGGTATTCCAGCAGACGGAGGAAGCGATCTTTCTGGAAGATGATTGCCTGCCCGCTCCCGGATTCTTCCCTTTTTGTCAGGAACTGCTGGAACGATACCGCCACGATTCGCGGGTGGTCAGCATCACCGGCAATAATTTCCAGGACGGGATCTCGCGGACTTC is part of the Lignipirellula cremea genome and encodes:
- a CDS encoding DUF1571 domain-containing protein; protein product: MTYGNMLRAATLVLFVWAASPKAVVSGQDSPATIQQRVLKVEASADDPLVNHPLTPVLRFAYRRLAALEVDIRDFTCTLIKRERINGELSGYQYIDLKVRTRQEEANGVTPLSVYARFTKPASVAGREVLFVENKNEGKVLARRGGTRLSYVTTSVEPDGPLALRDSRNPITEVGICNLIRRLIERAESDIQHDEVHVAYYKDSRINDRPCTQIVVTHPVPRDYFLFSRAEIFIDNEMNIPVRYVAYTWPTQPGGPELLQEEFTYTNLQLNVGLADADFSAENPAYMFYRRDDEDAGDK